The nucleotide sequence GGCGTACTGACTTACGCCGGTCTGCAGCGCGACCCGCATCAGCTCCGCGTCGTAGGCGAACGGTTCGGTCGAGTCGATGAATTTTTCGACGGTCGCCACGAAGCGGTCCGGGTGGGTGTCGTGCGGGACGTGTCCGGATTGTTCGAAGATCTCCAGGCGCGAACCGGGAATCTGCTCGTGGGCCACGTGAGCGTGGCTGACCGGGATGATCGGGTCGTCCTCGCCCCAGATGATCTGCACCGGCAGGCCCGGCATCAGATAGGTGCGGTCCAGCATCGTGACGTACTGGCCGCGCGTGTCGACGACCCCGCGCAGCGTGCGTGCGAAGGCGGCCACCGCACCCGGTTTGCGCAACCCGTCGACGAGGCGGGGCAGACTCGCCACGTCGCTGCCGAATCGTGTTGAGCCCATGGCGTTTCCGAGTGCGCGGGTGATGAGTTGCACCGCGGGGAGCGCGCCGGGCAGCTTCAGCACCGACAGGGCCTCGGCGCCCATCGGCATGGCAGCCAAACGCAACGCGAGGCTGACGTCTTTCGTCACGCCGCCCGCGCTGACCAGCACGATGCGCTCGACAAACTGCGGATATTGATACGCGAACTGTGCCGCGAGGCCGCCGCCGAACGAGTGCCCGACGAGCGTGACACGGTCGATGTCGAGTGCGGTGAGCAGGTCACGCAGGCCGTTGGCAAAAGACGCCAATGAGTAGTCGGCACGCGGCTTGTCGGATTCGCCGTGGCCCAACAGGTCGGGGGCGATGACGGTGAATCGTTGGGCGAGCTGGGCGTGGACGGGCTGCCACGTCGTGGAGCTGTCGCCGACGCCGTGCAGCATGACGATGACCGGGCCCGAGCCGGCGATCCGGAAGGCGCGGCGGTGGCCGTGGATGGTGCGGAATTGCAGCGACGGCGCGGCGATGTCCCGTACCGGCCGCAGGTGGCGGTGTGCAGGATCCCGCATGGTCTTTCCTCTCTCTGGTGCGCCGGGGCGTTAAGAGAAGCTTCCCGGGGAGCCCTTGCAAAATCCTTGCGGAATCCTTGTGACCTGCGCGCGAGCGGCGGTCGGCCCTTCGGCGACTTCCGACCTGGCCAGGTTCGCCCCGAGTCCTATACTCGATCTACCGACGAGAGGGTGCGATGAGTACAACCTGGGACACCTTGGATCGCTATGTCGTCATTTCGACAGACACCCATGCCGGAGCGGATCTGTACGGCTACAAGCCGTATCTCCCGGCGCATCTCCACGAGGATTTCGACGACTGGGCCAAGGCCTATGCCAGCCCGTTCGACGATCTGATCGTCGCCACCGCGGCCCGCAACTGGGACCACGAGATGCGGATGTCCGAGATGGACGCCGACGGGGTGGCCGCCGAGGTGTTGCTGCCCAACACGGTCCCTCCGTTTTTCCCGTCCACGCCCAACATCACCATCAGCCTGCCCCGCACCCGTGCCGAGTTCGAGAAGCGTTGGGCCGGTGTGCAGGCCCACAACCGGTGGCAGATCGACTTCTGTTCGTTGGCCCCGGCCCGACGCCGCGGGTTGATTCAGATCTTTCCCAACGACGTCGACCTGGCCCTGGAAGAAATCCGCTGGGGTGCGGAGCAGGACTGCTTTGGTGGTGTCCTGATTCCGGCGGTCTCGCCCGGTGACCCGCTGGTGGCCCCGCTCTTTCACACCCGCTACGAACCGATCTGGGCGCTGTGCGAGGAGTTGGACCTGACGGTGGTGCAGCATGCGGGCGCCGGCAGTCCCGAGATGCCGATGGACCAGCCGGCGTCCAACGCGGTGTTGATCACCGAGATGGCGATGTGGGCGCAGCGCACCGTCGGACACCTGATCCTGGCCGGGGTCTTCGAGCGCTACCCGGCGCTGCGATTCGTCCCGACCGAGCAGGGCACCTACTGGGTGCCGGGCCAAATCGGCATGCTCGACGCGATGGTTCCCACCATGAAATCCGAGGCCGGCAACCGCACGTACGGGATGTTCGGCGGCTCATCGGTCGACGCGCTGACGCTGACACCGAGCGAATACGTCAAGCGGAACTGCTATTTCGCCACCGAGCTGACGCCGTTCGAGTCCGGAGTGGTCGATTACGTGGGCCCGGACCACGTCATGTGGGGCAGTGACTATCCGCACGAGGAAGGCTTTTCGCCGCACTCCAAGCTGGCCATTCGTTGGGCGCTGCACAACCGGTCGCAGGACGACTGCCGAAAGATCTTGGGCGGCACCGCCGGTCGGCTCTACCGATTCGATCTCGATGCGCTGGTGCCGGTGGCGGCCGAGATCGGTCCCACGGTCGACGAGGTGCACACTCCGCTCGAGGACACCGGCTATCGCGCCCCGGCCGCGTTCGGCTACCGACCATTCGAAGGGGGCCTGGCCCTCAAGCGGCTGGCTCCGGAACGGCGTTAGCCGGTTAGTGCGGCGCTCAGCCGACTGGTCGCGGCGCAGAGCTGCGTCCCCAGACGGGTGACCGCCGCGCCGCTCATCGGCTCGGCGCTGGGAACCAGGCTGAGCATCAGTGCGATGCGCGATTCCGATTCGAGGATCGGGGAGTCGATATGGCTCACCTCGTAGTTGTCGTCCGGGTCCAGGCTGATCGGGAACCACTCCTCCTGATGGATCAGCTCGTCGGTCAACTCCTGCGCCAGTTGGCTGAGCCGGGTGGAACGTACCTCGGCGCTGCGCACGATCTGCGCCAGTTCCCGCAGACGCAGATCGGGCAGGATGTGCAGACCGACCGCATAGCCGCGCTGCTTAGCGGCGGTGATGGCCTGCCGGTAGCGATCGCGCACGTCGTCGGGCAGGGCGGCCAGCCAGCGCTCCCGAGCCTGCGGCCCGGCCCAGGCGACGGTCGACGCCCCATACGGCGGGCGGTGCGGGAACTGGGTGCCGATGGGCATCGGGTGACCGCCGTGACGGCTTCGGACCTGGTCGACGACGGTGGCGCAGTCCTCGCTGACCGAGAAGGCAACGCAGTGTGCGCCCGTCGCGGCCGACAGCTCGGCCATCGCCGAGCGGGCCAACACCAGGGCCGGATAGCGGGTGGCCGCTTCGTGGCCGAGTCGGACCAGAGCGGGTCCGAGGTGGTAGGTCTTGCGGACCGGGTCGCGCAGCAGCCAGCCCGCCCGCAGGAGTTCGGACAGCATCGAGTGGCAGCTGGCCTTGTGGACACTCAGGTGGCGTGACACCTCGGCCAACGTCATGCCCGTCGCGCCCGCGCTGCCATCCATCAGCTGCTCGAACAGGTTCACGACCCGTTCGGTCTGCGGGGAGGGACGCGGAGCCATAGGCCCTAATGGTCGCATAATGCGACTTGTTGCGGTGATATACGCGACCATGTGACCATTGCCACACAATGAGGGAGCTGGCGGGCAAGGTGGCGGTCGTGACCGGCGGAGCCGGCGGCATCGGCCGGGCCATGGGCCGCCGTTTCGGCCAAGAGGGCATGAAGGTGGTGCTGGCCGATGTCCTCGCGGAACCACTCGGCGAGGCGACCCGGGCGCTCGCCGACGAGGGCATCGAGGCGCTCGGCGTGGTCACCGACGTCACCGACTATTCGTCGGTCGAGGCGCTGGCCAAGGAGGCGCTCGATCGCTTCGGCGCCGTGCACGTGGTGTGCAACAACGCCGGCACGGGTGGGGTCTCCGAGGGTTACATGTGGGAACACGACCTGGCCGATTGGCACTGGGGGATCGACGTCAACGTGCTGGGCGTCATCCACGGCATCAAGGCTTTCGTGCCCATCCTGCTCGAGCAGGGCGAAGGGCACGTGGTAAACACCTGCTCGGGCAACGGCGGGTTCGCGCCCATCGCCCGGGGGGCCATGGGTGGCCCGGCGACGGCGGTCTATCCGATGACCAAGGCCGCGGTGCTCTGCCTGACCGAAAGCCTCTACACCCATCTGGAGATGACCGGGACACGGGTGCGGGCGCACGTCCTTTTCCCCGGCGGCTTTCTGAACACCGGCATCTGGGAGTCGTGGCGGCACCGTCCGCAGCGCTACGCCGCGACCCAGCAACGCCGCACACCGGAGTCGACGCTGGAAAGCGTGGTGGCCCGCTTTGAGGCCGCCGGCGCGCACGTCGAGTTCACCCCGCTCGAGACGGTGGCCGATCAGGTTATCGACGGGATCCGGGCGGACCGGTTTTGGATGATGGGTCCGCCCACATCCTCCGATCAGGTGGTGAGCGCCAAGGCGGCGTCCATCCTCAATCGCGGCGAGCCTGACTATCTGGTCGACGTCCTGGGCAAGCATGCCGAGCAAACCGAAGGAGAAACACGTTGAGTGCCAACGCAGTTCGATACGGTGCCCGCCCGCCCGAGGCGCAGGTCGACCACGAGATCGACGCCACCAAGGCGCCCATCGCCACCGAGGCGATCACCATCACCTATCTCACCGATCCGGAGATCGTCGCGGCCGTGTTGCCCAAGCCGTTAGAACCCGCGGCCGAACCGCTGGTGCGAATCCAGCTGCAGCGGGTTCGGATCGAGGGCAGGCCGCCGTTCGGGTCGGCTGTGTTTTCGGTGACCGCCCGGCACGGTGAACTCGAGGGCGACTATCCGCTCTTCATGCCCCAGTCCACCGAGCAGTCGGTCACGGGTGGACGCGAAACATTCGGTGAGCCAAAGAAACTGGCCCACATCGAGGTGGAGCGCGACGGCGATCGCGTCGCCGCCAGCATCGACCGGCTGGGCTATCAGCTCATCACGGTGAACGGTCAGATCACCGGCCCGGCGGAGTTGCCGCCCGACCAGGTGAACACCGAGTTCTACTTCAAGTTCCTGCGTGCGCCCGACGGCAGCGGCATCACCGACCCGCATCTGGTCTACGGCGAGTACCACCGGCACTACGAGCTGCTCGAGAACATCGACGGCACAATCGAATTGGGGGAGTCGCCGCTGGACCCGGTGGCCGACATCGTGGTCCGTCAGCTCGGATCGATCACCTGGTGTCGTCGGCGCACCGTCCAGGTGGGCCGGATCGCGACGCCGGTGCCGCAGGACTGGCTGCTGCCGTATGTGCATCAGCGCTACGACGACGTGGCACTGCTCGCTGCCCCCCGGCCCGAGCCGACGCGGGTATAGCGCATGGACCGGTACACGGTCATTTCGGCTGACTGCCATGCCGGCGCGGACCTGCTCGACTACCGCGCGTACCTCGATCCGCAGTACCGGGACGAATTCGACGGCTGGGCAACGACATACGTCAACCCCTTCGGTGACCTCACCGAGGCCGACGCCGAGCGCAACTGGAACAGCGATCGGCGCAACTCCGATTTGGATGCCCAAGGCATCGCGGGGGAGGTGCTCTTCCCCAATACCGTGCCCCCCTTCTTTCCGCAGGCGAGTCTGGCTGCCCCCCAGCCGGAGTCGGGCCGGGAGCTGGAGCTGCGCTGGGCCGGGCTGCGGGCGCACAACCGCTGGCTGGCCGACTTCTGTTCGTTGTCGCCCGAGCGGCGCGCCGGGGTGGGCCAGATCCTGCTGGGGGACCTCGACGAAGCCATCGCCGAGATAGCCCGGATCGCCAAGCTGGGGCTGCGCGGCGGTGTGCTGCTGCCCGGGATCCCCCCGGGCAGTGGCATCCCCCAGCTCTACGCCGAGCACTGGGCTCCGCTCTGGGCGGCATGCGCCGAGGCGGGTGTGGTGATCAACCACCACGGCGGCAACGCCGGACCCAACCCGACGGACGGGTGGGGCAGCGCGTTCGCCGTCTGGGTGTACGAGACGCACTGGTTTGCGCACCGGGCGCTGTGGCATTTGATCTTCAGCGGCGTGATGGATCGTCATCCGGATCTCACCGTGGTCTTCACCGAGCAGGGCGCCGGCTGGATACCGGCGACCCTCGACTCGCTCGACGTGGCCGCGGCCCGGTACGCGCGGGCGAGCTCGGCGATCGCCCGCTTCGCGGGGCCCACCGCCGGCTCGCTGACGCTGCGGCCCAGCGAGTACTGGGCCCGCCAGTGCTACGTCGGCGCCAGCTTCATGCGGCCCGTCGAATGTGCGCAGCGCCACGGCATCGGTGTTGACCGGATCATGTGGGGGAGCGACTACCCGCACCTGGAGGGCACCGCTCCCTACACCCGGGAGGCGTTGCGGCACACGTTCTCCTGCGTTCCAAGTGACGAGGTGGCGGCCATGGTGGGGCGGAACGCAGCCGCGGTTTACGGCTTCGACCTCGAATGCCTTGCGCCACTTGTCAATCGAATCGGCCCGACGGTGGCCGAGGTCGCCGAGCCGCTGGCTGCCGTGCCCGCCGACGCGAGCAGCACCGTCTTCGAGCCCGATCCCATCCGGGCCTGGTAAGCGAGAGGACTCCCATGAACGACGCGGCGCCCTACCTGATCATCTCCGCCGACACCCACGCCGAGCTGCCCACCGAGCAGTATCGCGACTACATCGACCCGGAATACCGGGACGACTTCGAGGCCTTCCTCGCCGAGAAGATCGCCGCCGCGGCGCAGGCCAGCGGCTTCATCGACGAACAGTTCGCGCAGACGTGGTTCGACGAACACGGCGACGGCATCGCGGGCGGCTGGGACGTCGCCCAGCGCGACCGCGAACTCGACGGGGACGGCGTCGCCGGCGAGGTCATCTTTCCCGACGCCGACGCCGTCACCGGGGTCGCCGGGGCCCCGTTCGGCGCGGGCCTGGGGCAGTCCGGCGACCTGGACCCGGGACGTGCCATGGCCGGGGCGCGGGCCCACAACCGCTGGCTGGCCGAACTGTGCAGCTGCAGCCCGGAGCGACGGGCCGGGGTTGCGGTGATTCCGATACTGGCGGACGTCGACGCGGCGGTGGCCGAGATCGCGCGCGCGGCCGAGGCCGGGCTGCGCGGCGGAATCATGATCCCGGTGCTCTGGGGTGACTATCCGCCCTACCATGACCGGCGTTACGACAAGGTCTGGGCCGCCTGCCAGGACTTGCAGATGCCAGTGCACACCCACGTCGGTCCCGCCCCGAGCGAGCAGTACGGCCCACACCTTGGCATCTACACGACCGAGGTGCGCTGGTGGGGAGTCCGGCCGCTGTGGTTCGCGTTGTGGGCCGGCGTGTTCGAGCGGTTCCCGAACCTGCGCTGGGGAGCCACCGAGTGCGGCGCCTACTGGGCCAACGATCTGTTGTGGCTGATGGACACCCGGTTCATGCGCGAGCACTCGGCCAAGAAAATGAGCCGTCTGCTGGAGGGCGATCTGACGATGCCGCCCTCGGCGTACTTCGACCGGAACTGCTTCATCGGTGCCACCACCACCGAACGCCGCGAACTGGCCCGGCGCTACGAGATCGGCGTGCCAAACATGTTGTGGGGCAACGATTATCCGCACCCGGAAGGAACATGGCCGCACACCCGCGACTGGCTGCGGCGCTCGTTCTGGGACATTCCCATCGACGAGACTCGGCAGATCCTCGGGCTTACCGCGGCGCAGGTGTACAACTTCGATACGCAAGCCCTCGCCGGTCTGGTGGAGCGCATCGGCCCCACTCCCCAGGACCTGGGCCAGGACGATGCGGTGAGCATCCCCAAGTGGGAGGCGGCCCGCGCGGCCGGACGTCACTGGCTGACGGACGCCGAACCGATACCCGATCTCGTGCAGAACTGAGTCGGTGCGGTGCAACCCAAACGAAGGGCCTAGCGGCCCCGCTGGGGGGCACAGTCGTCGAGCCGCGCGCGGTCGCTGATATCCAGGACCTCCACGTCGTATCGGTCGGACAACTCCTGGCCGAACGCCACGGCCTCGGCGCCGCCGTCCGTGTCGAGTAGGCCGAGCTCGATGATGGTGCCCCCACGCGCCCGGTACTCGGCACGGGGGCTGATCGTCAGCGACGGCAGCGGCCGAAACGCCTGCACGTCGGACAAGACAACCTTGCCGACGACCAGATACGACCACGGCGGGTCCACCACCCCCATGCGCGCCGCGTCGCGCTGCGCTCTGGGAAACCCGCGTGCCCGCGCGATCAGGTCCGCGACCTCGATGTCGGCGTACCAGCCGCACTCGCACCCCGGAGCGGGCGGCACGTGCCCGGGGATGGAGCATCCGGCATCACACGATTTGGTCGGCCACGAGATGTGCGAGTTGTACGGAGATCTGAGCACGTCCCCGGCGATGCCGGTCCAAAAGCGAAAGCCCACCGCGGTTTCCAAGCGGCCGAAATCGGGTGCGGTCAGGCGCTCGTCGAGCCACTCGTGCAGCGCGGGCATCGCGGCCTCGATAGCCGCGAAGGCATGCTCGAAGTCGGCACCGAAGATGGGGTTCCGAACGTCGACGCACGTCAGCCTTTCGCCATCAAGCCCGCACGCCCGCAACATCGGAACGTGTTCGCGACCCAGCGCAACCACCAGATCAGCGCCCAGGTGCTCATCGCCGACCAGCGCGGCCCGATGATCGGCCGGCACCGGGTAGCCATGCTCACCCAGCACCGAGCACGCCTGCTCGTCGGCGCTGTCACCCACACAAGCGGCCGTGCCGGCACTGGACACCCGCACCAGATCGCCGAGACCACGCTCCCGCAGCTGCTCCGCGAACAACACGGCGGCCATCACCGATCGAGCGCGATTGAAGCTGCACACAAACGCGACGTGCAGCCGCGGGCCGCTTCCCCGGCAGCGCGGCGAGGTCATCGGGGCCTCCACATCGAAGTAGCTCGGCTCGAAAGATTCGAGTCACGTACAACTTACCGGCCACGACGGCGACGCGTTCGGCCTCGGGCCGGTGGCGCGTGCAAGGATGGCGCCCGATGGACCGAGACGCACCGGATCTGGTGAGGAGGCGACGCTCGATGCCGGTTCGGCAGGACCCGCGATGAAATTCGCGTTGGCAACCGTGGGATCGCGGGGAGATGTCGAGCCGTTCGCCGCCGTCGGTCGCGAGCTGCAGCGGCGCGGGCACGAGGTGCGCCTGGCGGTCCCGCCCAACTATCTCGGCTTGGTCGAGTCGGCCGGTCTTGCCGGGGTGGCCCACGGCCCGGACCAGGCGGCGCGAAATGCGGAGCTACTGCGCAAGTACGGAGAATCGCCGAGTCCGCTCAGCATGGCGTTGGAAATCATGAACGATGTCAGCCTGCTGTGGCCGATGCTGGGTGCCGCGTTGACGTCGCTGGCAGAGGGGGCTGACCTGTTGTTGGCGGACCTCAGCGAACAGCGGCTGGCCGCCAATGTCGCTGAGTACTACGACATTCCGCTGGCCGCGCTGCAGTTCTACCCGATAGCGCCAGCAGCCACGAGTTGGGACGTCACCAAAGACGCCGAAGACGCCCAACGTCGGGAGCTAGGTCTGCCAGCTGAAATGGGAGACTCGACGGGCCAATTGCTGGCGATCCAGGCCTACGACGAGTTCTTCTTCCCGGGGCTGGCGGCGGAATGGCATGGCGACTCCCACCGTCCCTTCGTTGGAGGGCTGACGCTGGAACTGCCGATGGAGGCCGACGACGAGGTGACGTCGTGGATTGCCGAGGGATCACCGCCGATCTATTTCGGCTTTGGCAGCACCCGAGTGGCGTTTCCTGCCGACGCATACGCGACGATCAGCGGAGCATGTGAGCAGTTGGGCGAGCGGGCGCTGATTTGCAGTGGCACAACCGATTTCGCCGGTGTCCCACAGCTCGACCACGTCAAGGTTGTCGGCGCTGTGAACCATTCTGCCGTCTTTCCGGCCTGTCGCGCCGTCGTCCACCACGGCGGTCCGGGCACCACGTTCGCCGGCATCCGAGCCGGCGCCCCGACGCTGATCCTGGCGATCTCGGTCGATCAGCCGCTGTGGGCCGACGCGGTCAACCAACTGCGGCTGGGCGTTGGGCGGCGCTTCGCCGAGACCACCCAGGCATCGCTGGAGGAGGACCTGCGGTCCATCCTCACGGCGCAGTGCGCGAGGCGAGTCCGTGAGGTCGCCGCCCAGATGACGACACCTGCCGAAAGTGCGGCCAGGGCGGCCGATCTGCTGGAGGACGCCGCGCGCCTCGGACGTGTCAGCTGATCGGTGTTGCGCCGCAATGCCTTTCGTGACTCCTATGCCGGCGGCTGCTCGTGTTGTGCGAATGAACGAAGGTGACGGCGAGTCTGATGGTCCGGGGTTCCGGCTTCGCCGTCGCTGTGTCTGCCTCGCGTGTAGTCGGCTTCCCACTCCGGTTGCTGACCCGCGGCGACCCTGGCTTCCTGCTCGGAATGATCTCGCGCGTTGCGTGACCGAAGAAAATGTTCATACTTGCGTTGCAGATCCGCGTCGGATTCGATGCGCCTGACCTCGGGCGCGAACTTTTCGAGGTCGTTGCGGCGCTGCGGGACGATCATGCAGATCGGCTCGCCGACCTCGAATCGCACCGGCATCATCTTGCGGGTGAACTTCCAGTTCATGCTGAAACTCGCACTCGCCCAGTCGGTTTCGACGATGCCCTCCAACGGGCACACCGCGTCCTTCGGATAGTTCGCCGGCCCGCGGGCCAACAGGTTGTAGCCCGGCGGGGTGCGAAACAGGAATGGGAGGTGCCAGGTCAAAATGCCGTTGCCGAAATGGCTGGCGGGCAGCAGTTGCCCGGCGTCACGCTTATCGGGCGCGATCATCACATCCACGCCCTGCTGACCGAGCCACGTGGCGGTGAACGCGCACGGGTTGCGCAGCTCCCAGCCGCTCTGGTTGGCGATAAGCATTGGCAGACACCGACTCGGCCAACCCGTGCGCCTCTCGGTTATCTCTGACATCCAGGTCCGGCCGATCGGTGCCGGGGCGATCTGCGGCGCGTTGTCGCGCGTCGTGAACGCGAACAGGGGGAGGTCCGACGCGTCGGACTCGTCACTCATCCGTACCTCGATTAGCTGGGGACACCCGTTGCCACGGACGGCGACTTCGGCGCGCCGACAATCCGTCGAGTACTTTACCTACCGCTCGCGGCGAAGGACGTGGACCGCGACCGGCACCCGGTAGAACCGGTGCGTTCAGATTGTCGTCATCGAGATTTTATGGCGGAGCCATTGAGGCTGCTGCTTGACAAGCCGATCCGCCGGACCCAGCATCGGGGCGAGACCAGCTACGGAATCCAGTGAACGCGGCGGCGGGGAATCATGCGT is from Mycobacterium conspicuum and encodes:
- a CDS encoding alpha/beta fold hydrolase, which encodes MRDPAHRHLRPVRDIAAPSLQFRTIHGHRRAFRIAGSGPVIVMLHGVGDSSTTWQPVHAQLAQRFTVIAPDLLGHGESDKPRADYSLASFANGLRDLLTALDIDRVTLVGHSFGGGLAAQFAYQYPQFVERIVLVSAGGVTKDVSLALRLAAMPMGAEALSVLKLPGALPAVQLITRALGNAMGSTRFGSDVASLPRLVDGLRKPGAVAAFARTLRGVVDTRGQYVTMLDRTYLMPGLPVQIIWGEDDPIIPVSHAHVAHEQIPGSRLEIFEQSGHVPHDTHPDRFVATVEKFIDSTEPFAYDAELMRVALQTGVSQYAGDEHESDLA
- a CDS encoding amidohydrolase family protein, with the protein product MSTTWDTLDRYVVISTDTHAGADLYGYKPYLPAHLHEDFDDWAKAYASPFDDLIVATAARNWDHEMRMSEMDADGVAAEVLLPNTVPPFFPSTPNITISLPRTRAEFEKRWAGVQAHNRWQIDFCSLAPARRRGLIQIFPNDVDLALEEIRWGAEQDCFGGVLIPAVSPGDPLVAPLFHTRYEPIWALCEELDLTVVQHAGAGSPEMPMDQPASNAVLITEMAMWAQRTVGHLILAGVFERYPALRFVPTEQGTYWVPGQIGMLDAMVPTMKSEAGNRTYGMFGGSSVDALTLTPSEYVKRNCYFATELTPFESGVVDYVGPDHVMWGSDYPHEEGFSPHSKLAIRWALHNRSQDDCRKILGGTAGRLYRFDLDALVPVAAEIGPTVDEVHTPLEDTGYRAPAAFGYRPFEGGLALKRLAPERR
- a CDS encoding helix-turn-helix domain-containing protein, coding for MAPRPSPQTERVVNLFEQLMDGSAGATGMTLAEVSRHLSVHKASCHSMLSELLRAGWLLRDPVRKTYHLGPALVRLGHEAATRYPALVLARSAMAELSAATGAHCVAFSVSEDCATVVDQVRSRHGGHPMPIGTQFPHRPPYGASTVAWAGPQARERWLAALPDDVRDRYRQAITAAKQRGYAVGLHILPDLRLRELAQIVRSAEVRSTRLSQLAQELTDELIHQEEWFPISLDPDDNYEVSHIDSPILESESRIALMLSLVPSAEPMSGAAVTRLGTQLCAATSRLSAALTG
- a CDS encoding SDR family oxidoreductase, with the translated sequence MRELAGKVAVVTGGAGGIGRAMGRRFGQEGMKVVLADVLAEPLGEATRALADEGIEALGVVTDVTDYSSVEALAKEALDRFGAVHVVCNNAGTGGVSEGYMWEHDLADWHWGIDVNVLGVIHGIKAFVPILLEQGEGHVVNTCSGNGGFAPIARGAMGGPATAVYPMTKAAVLCLTESLYTHLEMTGTRVRAHVLFPGGFLNTGIWESWRHRPQRYAATQQRRTPESTLESVVARFEAAGAHVEFTPLETVADQVIDGIRADRFWMMGPPTSSDQVVSAKAASILNRGEPDYLVDVLGKHAEQTEGETR
- a CDS encoding acetoacetate decarboxylase family protein; the encoded protein is MSANAVRYGARPPEAQVDHEIDATKAPIATEAITITYLTDPEIVAAVLPKPLEPAAEPLVRIQLQRVRIEGRPPFGSAVFSVTARHGELEGDYPLFMPQSTEQSVTGGRETFGEPKKLAHIEVERDGDRVAASIDRLGYQLITVNGQITGPAELPPDQVNTEFYFKFLRAPDGSGITDPHLVYGEYHRHYELLENIDGTIELGESPLDPVADIVVRQLGSITWCRRRTVQVGRIATPVPQDWLLPYVHQRYDDVALLAAPRPEPTRV
- a CDS encoding amidohydrolase family protein, whose product is MDRYTVISADCHAGADLLDYRAYLDPQYRDEFDGWATTYVNPFGDLTEADAERNWNSDRRNSDLDAQGIAGEVLFPNTVPPFFPQASLAAPQPESGRELELRWAGLRAHNRWLADFCSLSPERRAGVGQILLGDLDEAIAEIARIAKLGLRGGVLLPGIPPGSGIPQLYAEHWAPLWAACAEAGVVINHHGGNAGPNPTDGWGSAFAVWVYETHWFAHRALWHLIFSGVMDRHPDLTVVFTEQGAGWIPATLDSLDVAAARYARASSAIARFAGPTAGSLTLRPSEYWARQCYVGASFMRPVECAQRHGIGVDRIMWGSDYPHLEGTAPYTREALRHTFSCVPSDEVAAMVGRNAAAVYGFDLECLAPLVNRIGPTVAEVAEPLAAVPADASSTVFEPDPIRAW
- a CDS encoding amidohydrolase family protein, which codes for MNDAAPYLIISADTHAELPTEQYRDYIDPEYRDDFEAFLAEKIAAAAQASGFIDEQFAQTWFDEHGDGIAGGWDVAQRDRELDGDGVAGEVIFPDADAVTGVAGAPFGAGLGQSGDLDPGRAMAGARAHNRWLAELCSCSPERRAGVAVIPILADVDAAVAEIARAAEAGLRGGIMIPVLWGDYPPYHDRRYDKVWAACQDLQMPVHTHVGPAPSEQYGPHLGIYTTEVRWWGVRPLWFALWAGVFERFPNLRWGATECGAYWANDLLWLMDTRFMREHSAKKMSRLLEGDLTMPPSAYFDRNCFIGATTTERRELARRYEIGVPNMLWGNDYPHPEGTWPHTRDWLRRSFWDIPIDETRQILGLTAAQVYNFDTQALAGLVERIGPTPQDLGQDDAVSIPKWEAARAAGRHWLTDAEPIPDLVQN
- a CDS encoding glycosyltransferase; its protein translation is MKFALATVGSRGDVEPFAAVGRELQRRGHEVRLAVPPNYLGLVESAGLAGVAHGPDQAARNAELLRKYGESPSPLSMALEIMNDVSLLWPMLGAALTSLAEGADLLLADLSEQRLAANVAEYYDIPLAALQFYPIAPAATSWDVTKDAEDAQRRELGLPAEMGDSTGQLLAIQAYDEFFFPGLAAEWHGDSHRPFVGGLTLELPMEADDEVTSWIAEGSPPIYFGFGSTRVAFPADAYATISGACEQLGERALICSGTTDFAGVPQLDHVKVVGAVNHSAVFPACRAVVHHGGPGTTFAGIRAGAPTLILAISVDQPLWADAVNQLRLGVGRRFAETTQASLEEDLRSILTAQCARRVREVAAQMTTPAESAARAADLLEDAARLGRVS
- a CDS encoding DUF6065 family protein; this encodes MSDESDASDLPLFAFTTRDNAPQIAPAPIGRTWMSEITERRTGWPSRCLPMLIANQSGWELRNPCAFTATWLGQQGVDVMIAPDKRDAGQLLPASHFGNGILTWHLPFLFRTPPGYNLLARGPANYPKDAVCPLEGIVETDWASASFSMNWKFTRKMMPVRFEVGEPICMIVPQRRNDLEKFAPEVRRIESDADLQRKYEHFLRSRNARDHSEQEARVAAGQQPEWEADYTRGRHSDGEAGTPDHQTRRHLRSFAQHEQPPA